A window from Plasmodium relictum strain SGS1 genome assembly, chromosome: 7 encodes these proteins:
- a CDS encoding ADP-ribosylation factor, putative, whose amino-acid sequence MGNKIITFFRDCCNKLFNRKIIFQIRICGPAQSGKTTFVKYLLYNKFLKVKPTEGLFVEKIDFEEFSVIIWDSRYNIEDDVSINRIDIDAVIYFIDISDPGRLKIAKKGFYKTLQDFSHIDDFLILASKRDKKNCMPLEHVRNELKIDHIVDRNCHLEECSSKTGYGIESSMNWLFNQLMIKRKKKICF is encoded by the exons atgggtaataaaataataacattttttagaGATTGCtgtaataaattatttaatagaaaaataatttttcaaataagAATTTGTGGTCCAGCTCAGAGTGGGAAAACAActtttgtaaaatatttgttatacaataaatttttaaaagtaaaacCAACAGAAg gtCTTTTTGTTGAAAAAATCGATTTTGAAGAATTTTCAGTCATCATATGGGATTCAAGATATAATATAGAAGatgat GTATCTATTAATAGGATAGATATTGATGCagttatttatttcattgaTATATCTGACCCAGGAAGACTAAAAATAG CCAAAAAGGGATTTTATAAAACTTTACAAGATTTTAGTCATATAGatgattttttaattttagcaAGTAAAAGAGATAAAAAGAACTGTATGCCCTTAGAACATGTTagaaatgaattaaaaatagacCATATTGTTGATAGAAATTG ccATTTAGAGGAATGCTCATCTAAAACGGGATACGGAATAGAATCTTCAATGAATTGGCTTTTTAACCAACTAAtgattaaaagaaaaaaaaaaatatgtttttaa
- a CDS encoding ubiquitin-conjugating enzyme, putative, whose product MANIARELLKKQFLELTRDHNAGFSVGLVDESNFFEWNVCFEGPKNTLYEGGIYNATLSFPSDFPNHPPQMKFTQEMWHPNVFPDGRVCISILHPPGVDIYNEQEKPEERWRPIWSVEGILVSVISMLNEPNLESPANVDAAVQLKNNLHEYKSKVRALARMC is encoded by the exons ATGGCGAATATAGCCAGAGAGCTCCTAAAAAAGCAATTTCTtg AGTTAACACGGGATCATAATGCTGGTTTTTCTGTTGGGTTAGTTGATGAATCCAATTTCTTTGAATGGAACGTTTGTTTCGAAGGTCCTAAAAATACATTGTATGAGG gaGGTATATATAATGCAACTCTTTCGTTTCCATCAGATTTTCCAAATCATCCACCTCAAATGAAATTTACCCAAGAAATGTGGCATCCAAATg TTTTTCCTGATGGAAGAGTTTGTATTAGTATATTGCACCCTCCtg GAGTTGATATTTATAATGAACAAGAAAAACCTGAAGAAAGATGGAGACCAATATGGTCAGTAGAAGGAATTTTAGTTAGCGTAATTTCTATGTTAAATGAACCAAATTTAGAATCACCTGCTAATGTTGATGCAGCG gtacaattaaaaaataatctacatgaatataaaagtaaagTCAGAGCTCTAGCAAGAATGTgctaa
- a CDS encoding inosine-5'-monophosphate dehydrogenase, putative translates to MANGWNAKQIFGDVMSYTYDDIICMPGYIDFTLSEIDLCNNLTSNISLKTPIISSPMDTVTEHKMSIALALSGGLGLIHNNMSIENQIEEVKKVKRFENGFIFDPYTFSPENTIADVLETKKRVGYKSYPITIDGKVGSKLVGIITGVDYLYLTNKSKKIGDIMTTDVVTGNYPINLTDANKVLCEEKKSVLPIVNNNYELIALVCRNDMHKNKIFPYASKSKNKQLIVGAAISTREDDLERANQLIKNMIDVICIDSSQGNSIYQIDTIKKIKSAYPEVPIIGGNVVTSEQAKNLIDAGADILRIGMGSGSICTTQDVCAVGRAQGTAVYHVSNYAHTRNIKTIADGGIKNSGNIVKALSLGADFVMLGNLLAATEESCSDYYFENNVRLKIYRGMGSMEAMYNKNFNSKSRYLVEDKRNGTLDDQNEEIKVSQGVSASLVDKGSVLNLIPHLVKAVKHGFQSMGVKNIQELHRKLYSGDLKFDVRSFNTIKEGKISDNLIFSNNKFTS, encoded by the coding sequence ATGGCAAATGGATGGAATGCTAAGCAAATTTTTGGAGATGTTATGTCTTATACATATGATGATATAATATGTATGCCTGGATATATTGATTTTACATTAAGTGAAATAGATCTATGTAATAATTTAACCAGCAATATTTCTCTTAAAACTCCAATAATATCATCACCAATGGATACAGTAACTGAACACAAAATGTCTATTGCTTTAGCATTAAGTGGTGGATTAGGTCTTATACACAACAATATGAGTATTGAAAATCAAATTGAAGAAGTTAAAAAAGTGAAAAGATTTGAAAATGGTTTTATTTTTGATCCTTATACATTTTCACCAGAAAATACAATAGCAGATGTTCtggaaacaaaaaaaagagttGGATATAAATCTTATCCAATAACAATTGATGGAAAAGTTGGTTCTAAACTAGTGGGGATAATTACAGGTGTtgattatctttatttaacaaataaaagtaaaaaaattggTGATATTATGACTACTGATGTAGTGACGGGAAATTATCCAATAAATTTAACTGATGCTAATAAAGTTCTttgtgaagaaaaaaaaagtgtactTCCAATTGTTAACAATAATTATGAATTAATAGCCCTTGTATGTAGAAATGATatgcataaaaataaaatttttccaTACGCTtctaaaagtaaaaataaacagCTAATTGTTGGTGCTGCTATATCAACAAGAGAAGACGATTTAGAAAGAGCAaatcaattaataaaaaatatgatagaCGTTATTTGCATTGATTCCTCACAAGGTAATAGTATATACCAAATAgatacaattaaaaaaattaaatcagCTTATCCTGAAGTACCAATTATAGGAGGAAATGTTGTTACTAGTGAGCAAGCCAAAAATTTAATTGATGCTGGTGCCGATATTTTGCGTATCGGAATGGGGAGTGGCTCTATTTGTACTACACAAGATGTTTGTGCAGTTGGAAGAGCACAAGGAACTGCTGTATATCATGTAAGTAATTATGCACACacaagaaatattaaaacaatAGCTGATGGTGGTATAAAAAATTCTGGTAATATTGTCAAAGCATTGTCATTAGGTGCTGACTTCGTCATGCTAGGGAATTTATTAGCTGCAACAGAAGAAAGCTGTAGTGACTATTATTTTGAAAACAACGTTcgtttaaaaatttatagagGTATGGGTAGTATGGAAGCTATgtataacaaaaattttaattcaaaaaGTAGGTATTTGGTAGAAGACAAAAGAAATGGAACATTAGATGATCagaatgaagaaataaaagtatCTCAAGGAGTTTCAGCTAGCTTAGTTGATAAAGGATCAGTTCTAAATTTAATTCCTCATCTTGTAAAGGCTGTTAAACATGGGTTCCAAAGCATGGgagtaaaaaatatacaagaATTGCATAGAAAGTTATATTCAGGAGATTTGAAATTTGATGTAAGATCTTTCAATACTATAAAGGAAGGAAAAATAAgtgataatttaatattcaGCAATAATAAGTTTACTTCATAA
- the NifU gene encoding NifU-like scaffold protein, putative, with amino-acid sequence MKYIFFFFMVVLYFFCVNNITSLKYTKTNLLFIYNNLDLFNNKILNSSLNVLKNKTNIKNRRKTRFKILSSSEKDGEIYYELNHENVEKVLNLIRPKLQIDNGDVELVEIKNNNLYIRLLGNCVTCSSNSITVSHVIKKTLKKYIRNEKKEEPNVIITNFDEINKENIQNCLDQLKPYFDFLKVEVIIKDIIINKENINNSVSLKFQNIDENEEMKIPFNIKNEITERLKQKFPTLTVNFEN; translated from the exons atgaaatatatttttttcttttttatggttgttttatattttttttgtgtaaataatataactagtttaaaatatacaaaaacaAACCTGTTATTTATTTACAATAACTTAgatctttttaataataaaatattaaatagttcattaaatgtattaaaaaataaaacaaatataaaaaatagaaggaAAACAAGATTTAAAATCTTATCATCATCAGAAAAGGATGGAGAAATATATTATGAATTAAACCATGAAAATGTAGAAAaagttttaaatttaataagaCCTAAACTACAAATAGATAATGGTGATGTTGAATTAgtagaaataaaaaacaataatttatatattagaCTACTAGGAAATTGTGTTACTTGCAGTTCTAATAGTATCACTGTTTCAcatgttattaaaaaaaccttaaaaaagtatattaggaatgaaaaaaaagaagaaccAAATGTGATAATAACTAATTTTGacgaaattaataaagaaaatatccAAAATTGTTTAGATCAATTAAAGCCTTATTTCGATTTCTTAA aagTAGAAGTAATAATTaaagatataataattaataaagaaaatattaataattccGTTTCTTTgaaatttcaaaatattgatgaaaacgaagaaatgaaaataccatttaatataaaaaatgaaataacaGAAAGACTAAAGCAGAAATTTCCTACTTTAACTgttaattttgaaaattga
- the PRP24 gene encoding U4/U6 snRNA-associated-splicing factor, putative yields MHKHSNEKRRKISNNNENEEKENYSLNVTKKNDIISNNEKIEKAPNEKEYIKKTNNKKGNNSPSKLEIDMQVKKNDTKENKLKKKKHSSINANNKKKKKKNDNDDNINNKSNIKYENKSNNKDIKRNEFEVSCNKNITKANEFIEGEYRTNSEEKKPKHYLIESSQDKSLLLNNISLLEENKLYVKNITENIKKEDLMNFFSKIPGYVDTRIIYDSKGKLRKFAYIEFDNNENATKFLNTLEHSNVESFKKFNIKDVDLFTCISKPQKSLYEENKVFIKFTRCDNENDLDIIEEISKFFSIHLISIRDIRLLGDSTNKHGYIELENNDDVVKCVENIKMYESKDLEFNLNYSIPIIKKKNLLDLDKIKLNKEKTRKIKEEKKREENSCTILVKNLHFNTRKHKLQSFFEQIGEIKNIYLSKKISENNIKRNKGFAYITFKNPNDATSSLILNDSILDGRNILISKFLTNKNKNYSEDKRLSDFDKNSFNDRKKKKNNYRNENYFYEKKRINLSKNTEHIVEEMIEKRCDHTTGSMTNEDFRKLFLK; encoded by the exons atgCATAAACATTCAAATgagaaaagaagaaaaataagcAACAATAATGAGAATGAAGAAAAGGAAAACTATTCGTTAAACGTTACAAAAAAGAATGATATAATATCAAATAATGAAAAGATAGAAAAAGCGccaaatgaaaaagaatacataaaaaaaacgaacaataaaaaaggaaataattcTCCTTCTAAACTTGAAATTGATATGCaggttaaaaaaaatgacactaaggaaaataaattaaaaaaaaagaagcatAGTAGCATTAatgcaaataataaaaaaaaaaaaaaaaaaaatgataatgatgataatataaacaaCAAAAGcaatataaaatatgaaaataaatcaaataacaaagatattaaaagaaatgagTTTGAAGTAAGTTGcaacaaaaatataacaaaagcTAATGAATTTATTGAAGGGGAATATAGAACTAATAGTGAAGAAAAAAAGCCTAAACATTATTTAATTGAGAGTTCACAAGATAAGAGCTTATTATTAAAcaatatatcattattagaagaaaataaattgtatgttaaaaatataactgaaaatataaagaaagaagatttaatgaattttttttcaaaaattccTGGTTATGTAGATACAAGAATAATTTATGATTCTAAAGGTAAATTAAGAAAGTTTGCATACATTGAATTTGATAACAATGAAAATGCAACAAAATTCTTAAATACATTAGAACACAGTAATGTTgaaagttttaaaaaatttaatataaaagatgTTGATCTTTTTACGTGTATTTCAAAACCGCAGAAATCAttatatgaagaaaataaagttttTATTAAGTTCACTAGATgtgataatgaaaatgatttagatataatagaagaaatatccaaatttttttctattcatCTAATATCCATTAGAGATATTAGACTTCTTGGTGACAGCACAAATAA ACATGGTTATATtgaattagaaaataatgatgatgTAGTTAAATGtgtagaaaatattaaaatgtaTGAATCCAAAGATTTGGAATTCAATTTAAACTATTCTATACCtataattaagaaaaaaaatttattagatttagacaaaataaaattaaataaagaaaaaacgagaaaaataaaagaagagaaaaaaagagaagaaaATAGTTGTACAATTTTAGTGAAAAATTTGCACTTTAATACAAGAAAACATAAATTACAAAGCTTTTTTGAGCAAATtggagaaataaaaaatatatatctaagtaaaaaaatttctgaaaacaatataaaaagaaataaggGATTTGCttatattacttttaaaaatCCCAATGATGCAACATCctctttaatattaaatgatTCAATATTAGATGgtagaaatattttaatatcgAAATTCttaactaataaaaataaaaattattcagaAGATAAGAGATTATCAGACTTTGATAAAAATTCATTCAatgatagaaaaaaaaaaaaaaataactataGAAacgaaaattatttttatgagaaaaaaagaataaatttaagtaaaaaCACCGAACATATAGTAGAAGAAATGATTGAAAAAAGATGTGATCATACAACTGGTTCTATGACAAATGAAGATTTCAGAAagctttttttaaaataa